The Corvus cornix cornix isolate S_Up_H32 chromosome 8, ASM73873v5, whole genome shotgun sequence sequence TCCATAAACCCACACCGGCATGAAGAGCACCCAGCCTGGTGCCAGGGGAAGAGAATTATAGCTATTTTTGGGAAGGCTTGGCAAGGGCTGGAGGGGGTGTACGAAATCACAGCCTGCCCCTCCTGGGGCTGAAGGCTTGATTTTCTGCATATTCTAGTGCATTTTGGGTTTTAGCTGGTTGGGAATCAGTCCCATGCAGTGGCTTTGCTGAGAGACTTCTGGGAGAGGTTTTCCATACTGTTCCAGCCCTTGGAAACACAGAATTCAGCATCTCTTAGGATCTTGCCTCCATGAAACAAACCTGCCCCAACGCAGCAGGACTCTTGGATCCGTTTTCCACCAGGGAAACACTGAAGTGGTGCTTTCCAAAGCTGAGATTCTCTTCTAGGCTGTGttgaagctgtgctggaggtggaTTCCCCCACCTCCCCAACAGCCTCCAAGCAACCCAGCCTGGTGAGATCCAGCCTGGTCCTCACCCCAACTCCATCCAGCCCTGGCCCAAGGGGTCAGTGTTTCCAAAGGCTTCTGCACTCCATAAATCACAACTTAGCCTGGACCACCATCAAGACAGGCAAAGTAACCTAATCTGCCCACACATTAAGGTGTTGGAAAACAATAATCcaagaaggaaacacattaTCCAGCCTTGTTACTttacaaagtaatttaaattaatttttccctaGAGTGGTTAGGGAGCACTGCAACTTGCCCTTGTCTATTCTCTCCGGCTAATGAAGCTTTACCAGAGACTGCTTGTGAATTCCTATTAAGACCTCATCTTAGAGGTTACAGGGCAAGGCAATTCCTGCTCCTGGGAAAAAATGCCTATGAATTTGTAATCATAAATCCATGTTTGATAGGGATTAGCATCTGAAAGGGGTAGAGTGGCGGGTAGCagagaaaacattatttcaatTAGCTGAAGAAAAGCAACTTAACATCTGATTATAGTTTACACTTCtaattttctcctgttctgGCATCTGAGATAATTATTTCCTGAAACTTTCCACCCTGACCAAGCCAGCcacctttcccttctcctccctatTTTGTCCGTTGTGGTTGAGATTCACATGTAAATGGTTGGtgacttgggttttttcctttcccttctctccagaTTCACTGAATTTGGGGCTGGTGTAGAGGACGCTGCATCAAAATCACACTGAAATGGGACATGATATTTCTCTTCCCGCCAAGGAGGTGaaagatgaggaggaggaggctttGCTCCACATCCAGGCTCATGGTCAGGCTTGTGCCCAGCAGCTTGACacagtgccagtgcctgacTCTCCCAGGCAGAGCCCCTATGCCTAAAGATTCTCTCTGTGCTCAGAAATTACTTCcaattctctcttttcctcccacCCCTTGGCCTTAGCCttgagctcagctgtgctccatttattttttcccggCTTCTTGGTCTCCTATTTCCTAATGACGATGCAATCAGTTTTCGGGTGGGAGATTCCTCGTGAGAAGGCTTGTTGTTATTTAAGGAAGATCATGAAATCCATCCTTAATGAAAGGGCAGGAGAAAACCCTTCCACCAAGTTACACTGAAGCCTGAGATTATCATTTTTATGGGCTTCCAATCTTTCCTGCCTCATGTCTTATCAGCAAATGCAGCTGGAGGCTTCAAAAACCCTCCCAGCTTGCTGCTGATTTTATGGGATGAAGATTAGAGATGATCGGATAGCAAATTATTCATTCCATTCGATAtccctgggcaggagggaacATCCAGAGCAAAGTCAgctcctttctccctttctgaGCATCGCACATTGGGATCCTTCCTATCTGCCACTCCAGCAATGCAGCAGTGCTTTCCCCCACACTCAGAGGTGATTAGGGGTGCAATATTCCCTCTGAACAGGTGCAAAAGCCAGGGGGAATCCCAGATACAGGCTCATCCCCCAACAAtaaggcagagcagaggcaggtgGGGTTTCTTCTTGTTCCAGGGATTTTTAGTTTGAttcctcccagcccagggcaaggcagggcagagcaggtaGCCTTACAGGCTTTTCTCAGCCTTAATTTTCCAAGGCTGTGGGCCCTGAGGCTGATGTGAACGTGCTGTcagagccctggcagctctTGGTGTTAGggacagaggagcagggagctcagAGGGGCCGATGGATAGAGGAGAGAGCCCAGTGCTGCCCTTAGATGtagggagcagcagcatcaggcCCCAGCACAGACAGTGGAGGGCGTGAATGCTGCCTAGAGATCGGTCCCAAAATCAACTGGTGTAAAAAATATCATCCAGAACGTCCCATGAAATACTCATGGGCCacagtggtgctgctgagcagatCTTGAGGGCAAATGAAGGCCATACTAGGCTGAGGCCGGTCTGGGATGATGCCCTTTTGCCACACCATTGACACTGGGGTTTTCAACAGcacataaataagaaaatacattgcagtttaaaggcatttttaaagagGAGAAGTGGGGCACAGCACTGTGATAGATGGAAACCCcgagcaggagctgcctttttctgctgccttttgccCACACTGGCACACTGAGCCAAGAAAATGCCCTTTTCACTGTGGTTGTAGCTCCTGGTTCTCTCCTGGCAGCATCCATAGCAGGCAGGATTTGAAGGACAAGTGTCAATGGGAAATGAGAGAACTCATGCAGAAGCAAGAAATATTTGGTTTTGATGGTAAATGtcaaaagaaacaagaaattatAAATTGGGTTTGTGGGGGAGGgtgttttggtgggtttttttgggtatggtggggtttttttgtgggggttttttatgtttttatgtaGCAGCTAATAAAATGTACTAAGTTTATAACTACTTTTCTAGGAAAAATACAATCTCTTCTTTAGGAAATGTTCAGGTTTGCTCTCAtagagtatttttttatttttatggctctctctgggagacagggaggaaatggagaggatgaaagagggaaggaaggagggaggaaggaaggaagtgaaggagaaagaaaaacaatttccatTAAAACGCAGAGTCCCACAATGTTTTTCAAAGAGGAACTGGCATCTGTGCTTTGAGATGTATCATCCAGGAATGTTGCTTTGAGCAAATACTAATTTTTCCTAAAagttatgtatttttttagaGGAAATAATCACCACGAATTGGAAGATATCAGTGTAAAGCCTGAAATTCCAATCCCTGCTTTGTGCAAGTTCTATTGTACAGGCAACTGCTCACATGGGTCCTTGAAAGAGCATTGAGCTGGCTCTGGCTCCACTTGGCATTGACCAAATGCTGCCAGGGTGATCTGTCCTGCTGTGCCTCGATTTCCCTCAGCTCTAAAATGGGCCTGTAGGGCTTTGACTCACTATAGCTGGGTGATGCTGAAGGCTTAAATCAGAGAAACAACAAGATTTCCAGCACACTGCAGCACAAACACCGAGTTATTTGTCATTCCAGGTCCCAAGCCATGGCCAGGATGACCAAAGCAAAACCTTGCTGGCAAATAATTTGTTGAAATTTCAGACTTTTCCCCTGCAGTGAGGCCGCTACAGTGACTTGCAGCTTCTCTTTCCCCCAGGCCAGACCCAGGGACATGCAACCAGGGAGGTGCCACGGGAGCTTTGTCACAAAGGCACGTACCTTCCGAATAGCTGTGGGGGGCTAAACATGCTTTGGAGCACAGGGGAGCTTTGAGATAAGCACTGAGTTATTCCCCGGCCTCATCAGGGAGCCCAAAACGATTAAACCATTGAAATGTCTTAAATTTCATATAAATGTGAGAATAAGCACTTGGTAAAGTGTTATTTGCTCCTCAGGATGGAGCTGACAGCAAGACCACTGTCCGGAAGGCGCAGAGCCCTGCCCTCATCCCAGGGTCTGGTGTGTCATGTCCTATCACCCCAACACACCATGGCATGTGAGTGGATCCTTGAGACATCCCTGTCTTCGGAAAATCAGCCCAGagtccctggagctgtgctgggcagagccctggggtgATAACACGACCCAGAGTACAGTGGAGGACAAGGAACCTCAGGACCCAGCCCCAGGCGTGACAGGGGAGTGGACAGCAGTAGCAGAATGTCTCAGACCTTGAATTTCCCAGGGGTAGCAGCAGGACCGGCTTCTCCAGGACTTCTGATGTGCTGATAAAGCCTTCTGCTCCGAACACCAGGCTGCTTTTGCCTGGCTTTTGCAAAGAGACAAGCAACAGGCAGGCAGCGACAATGGCCACCTCTGCACTCTTCCCCAGATAATGTGGAAGCAAGTCATGGGGAACCCAAAGTTCACTCTCACTTTTACTTATTTACTAGCCATTGTTTGTCCTCTGTAATATGATCAGATTATTTTACAGGGCCTAATTATGGGCCATCCCCTGTTGTGACACTTCCTTGCTGGGTGCAGCAGGAAAGTCCCTGCCCCACAGAGTTCGCAAGCAAAAATTAGTGGGGTTGGAAATGGAGTTATCCCACACTGCAGCTGGGGACCTGGCCATGGAAAGGAATTTGGGAAAGAGCTGGGAACTGGCCTTCAATCTTGCACAGCTCAAGTCAGATCTGGCTTGTCTTCAGGACAAATGATATTATTGTAAATGCAGGGTAAAGAGTTGAGATGAAGGAGGGCAGTCctccagtgtgtgtgtgtattccTGAGGGTGCTGCACATTCCTGAACATGGGTCCCATGTGGATAAAGTGTTATTTGCTCCTCAGGACGGAGAACCACACAGGGTCCCTGGAGGGGGAATCACCGGACCCAAAGGCCAGGGGCTCAGATGCTGCTGAGGGCTTACAGGGATTCTGTGACACACCACAAGAAGAGTGACAATGAAAACTGTGCCTCACAATTTTATAATTTccttcaggagcagctgaggtttCTCAGCTGTGAAGCCAAGTAACTTTTATTCTTCCTGTGGGGGGTGGTTTGCCAGTCATCCAAACCTGACATGGGCTGGAAAACTACTTAACTCGGGGCCTGCAACATTCTCTGCCCTGCAGCATCTGTGCAGCTTTTGTGAAGGGCAAGccttgctgcctgctgcagccctttggCTGTTTCTACCTCTTCTGGTATTGAAGAAATTTTGGAGATAGTCCTGAAGACTCAGTAAAATGAGGGCTGGGTTTGCTCTGTTTAATAGTGTCACCATTAAACAAGGTGTGGGAGGTGAgaggcagcacccagcaccGAGTCTGGTTCATTAATTGGATGTTTTCAAGTCACAGATGTGTTTTGCTGGGTTGTTAGTGACActtgctgaaaagaaaagggCAAGGAAGTGGGTGGGGGTCCcagagggtgggaagggatgtCAGAGCTGGGGCATTGCTGGACTCCCCCTGTGGGGAGGGGACTTGGGGGACACCACGCTCCCTAAGCACCACAGATTCACTGGGGAAGAGTTTTACCCATCTGGGTGTCATTTTTCCCTCCTGGGCCGATGCAAATATTTTGTGCCTGAGCTCCCTTCCACGCCCTGCCTAAGGGGACTGTCAGGTTCAAGTCACCGTGCCCCAAATTCCCCAAAAGCTTCCACGGAAGAAGGCAGAGAGGCACCTCCCGCCCCTTCCCAGCAGAATTTGAATAACCAGGTGAGAGCCTCCCTCGTTAAGGTGTTTGATAATTGACCAGGCGCTCATTCCGGCAGGAGGGCGCCGTGCCCAAGTGCAGTGTGCGGCTCTTCCTCTGCGCCCCGGgagtcccagccctgctgccaccatgCCTGCCCgctgcctgctcctcctgggactgctcctccagctggaaCCTGCCTTCTGCCAGGAAGGtaagtgctggcagctgcctgacATCCCAGGGAGATCGAGGCAGGAAGGTGCGCCGAGCCCCGGgcaggtgggagctgctggtgggggaCAAGGGACAACTGTGGAAAAGCctcttgggaaaggaaaatgcatcccagctcctgcctaAGCTTTAGCTCTGGCTTCACATCGGGATGAGTGGGTGTCCTGTGGGTTGAGAGGTTTTGCCGGAGCCAGGACATAGAAACTTTCTACCTGTTTTGCTGAAGGCTGAAACTGCCACCTGAGGTTTATCTGAGCTGCTTGCACAGAGATAAACTGCTCTGATTTACCCCTGGCAGGACTGTGCACTCAGATGAGTAATCTGTTTtcttaaggctttttttttctttcttttttgtcattCTTATCCTTGAGCAAGTGTTGTTCTGGGTTGCTCTCTGAGCTCTCAGATCCTCCTGTTAATCTATAATTTTGACCGTTGCTGAGGAGaggaagcaaatattttcctcagcaaatttccctcctcttcccaaagACTTAACAGAGAAACTTCCTATGGCTAGGGtattatttttaggaaattCACTGAAGGGCTTCTCTAATGCTAGAAATAATGAGGAGTAATTAAAACTCATCTGGTGCTGCCAAAGTCCCGGAAAATTCCCTCCCCCTTTCTCCTCCTGATGCCCCAGCCCTGACCGCTCTTCCTGTATTTGTTTACCAACTTGCTGAGGATTTAACAGTCTGGGGTGTCCATTGTCAGCAAGGTTAAAAGTTTTGCTGTTGCTtggaaagagtaaaaaaaaaaaaaagaaatcctttaaTGAAGATTCAAAGCCTGGCACAACTTCCTTAGAGAGTGGAAAAGACAGGCCAGTCAAAGCTGTCCAAACACTCAGGGAAGAGGTGTTAAAAAGCAGGTCTGTGTCTTCAAATCAGCTGTTGAGTATGGCAATGGAATTGCAACAAGTGCACAGGCTTATTTTGGCACCGGCGCTTCCCTCGGTCTGGTTGGTAGCTGCAGATGTGTGGAGACAcatctgccagggctgcagatTCCACATGGCAAGGAGATCTTGTTTGTGAGGGAAAGCCCCATCATTACCATGGGGCGAAACAGagaggaggtggcagagccTGAGGCGCAGGCTGACCCAGGAGGGGCATCCCCAGTGAAGCATTTTTCCAGGAACACAGTCCTATTTCCACAGGTGAGGCTCATCCTGTCAGCCATCCCTCCTGGCAGGGCAGCAAGGTGTGCTCGGTGGGACTCCAGCCAGGCAGTGCCCCTGAGGGCTGGGACCCAAATATTTACTCCCTGGATAGATCCTATCGAGCTCTTGCTTCTGCCTGATCCCCACTCCTCCTTTCTTTGCCCATGCAAGTTTCCCAGTGGGTGTTTCAGCCCAATGCAGAGGCATTTGCCATTCCCCTAGTGCTCTTATCTGCCCTTGCAGCCAGGCTCTACATGATCTCTCAAAACCAGAACCTCTTgattttggtttggtgttttccCTTTTGGCTTTGGATGCTCTGGAATCTGGTGGAAACAGCCACAAGAGTGAGAATTCACTTGCAAAAACATCCAGTGCCTCCTGAGCATGGTTGCTCCAAGGAGGTTTCCTACcacttttcttccccccccctttCCTGGAAGATCACGAGATGCGAATCTGGCAGTTTAAGTCTTTGCTGACTTCATTCCCCACTCGGCCTTGAACTCCCTTAACCCCAGCAGAAACCTCAAGAAGGTCTGGACTTGACCACCCCCCTCTAGGCTTAGGCTGGAAACCCTGGGTctggcaggaaaaagaaactacaactaataaataaataaatgtggcCAGCAGCCAAGGGAGGATGCAAAGTGAGCCAAAATTCAGCCAGGAGGCAATAGGTGTGTTTGGGGCTGCACTCACAGGgggggtgggcagcagggcacGAGCACCCTTGCCCACCAGTAGGGCAGGAGGGGACCAACACCTGCTCTTGCCCACTGTCACCACCCCCGGGTCCATCACTGCCTGCTACCACGGCCAGCAGCCTGCTGATACGGTGGTATTTCAGTCGAAACATGCTGATACAAGAGGGAATTTCCATCTGAATTCCTCCTGCTTGAGTTTCTGCCCCGGGACCTCGCAGTAAACACGGCAAATGCCTCTGTGGGGGAGAGGGGGCTGAGAGATGCTACTCAGGGCTGTTCTCACAGCCCCTTGCCCGGGAATACTACTGCTTTCTAGACTGGCGCTGCTGGTGAGCCAGCTGGCCAAGCTGATTTCccttccaagaggaaaaaagagcttGTTTTGGGGGTTgagcttttgttgttgttgttttattattttttgaataAAAGTCTCTTACAGTAAAGACTCAAGGAACTGGGAGTGTTACCACAGGACAagtccccctccccaaaatcaaagggaggaggggagagctgtcagcagcagagccagtgtGAAGCTGGCAGCGGGTTCGGAGTTTGCACGTGTGGAGCGCCCAGCCTACTCTTACTACTGCTAGTAAAGATAATTTCTGTTTACAGCAGAGGTTTGTCTCCTGTGAGACAGAGGAAGTGTTGAGTGTAAAGTTGCTGAGGGAGACTGCTCGTCCTggggcagctcagccctgcaggtgtCCCTGGCTGGGTCTGGGTCTGAGTGTCCTGAGGCTgatgctgggctggcaggagtCACCCTCCACCTGCCACACCTGCCCATGCAGAGTGTGCAAGGGCTGGTGTTTTCATCAGCAGATGAGGAAAAGCTGGGTCTGAGTAAACAGTAATTAAATCTCAAAGGGCTGCGGCTGTATGGACAAGGTGTCCTTTGGTGCTCATGTGGCAGCACGTAAGGATGCATTTGACTATGTCTGAATGGTTCATCGTCCAAAATCCAGTGGGAGGCAAGGAGCAGCCATCCCAGCAAGGGCTGGGACAAAGTTTCCTCTTGTCATCGCCTTGCCCTTGCATTCTTTCCACATCCAGGAATGTGTCTCACAGCCTTCCCACCCATGGCCAGATTCCTGCTTAGGTCTGGATAGGGAAAAATGAACTTGTGAGTCCATTCCATCCCTGGGGGAAATGGGGATATCCCAGtcagctcccagtgccccaTCACCATCCGAGTGCTGCTTGGGcaccctgccagccctgcctggcctTTGTGCTGAGGTTATCTCTCTGAATGCACCAAGGTTATTCCTCTGAATGCATCAGCCTTCAGCTTCTTTCATAAATCATTAGCTGCACTGGAAACTTGTTGAATGGTGCATTTTACCAAAATCCACAATAACAACTTTTTGCTGTCAGAGTGGCAACCAAATTTTACACTCTCCCTGTTATGGAGTCCTTATTTTACTAGTCAGTATTTGGAAAACATCCTGGGAATGCTGTCTGTGGCATCTGGGGATGGAGAATAAGCAGTTTGCTGAAACCCCTCTGCCTTCTTTCCTTTGGCAAacatctccttccctccctaCCTCCATGTCCCccagccctttttttttcccccatcacAGAGTCACCAACCCCTCAAGGTGCATGTAGGTGTATTTGTACGTATATGTCAGGGTACATGGGGCCACAAAGCTGCAAGGCACAACATTCCACATGCAAACACCAGCAAAACCACTGTTACTTGCACTTGATTTCATTGCTGTGAAAACCTGCCTGAACTGACAGCAACACattctgctcagctctgcaggaccAAGCTCTCATCTGGACCTTACTGGAGGTGGACGGGAGAAACTTGGCAGACAAACCTGAGGATGAATTTCTAATGTGTGTTCTTCTTTCCCTGCAGGCCGGGGCAGCCTCCAGCCGTGGTCACAGGGTGTCATCGCAGTGGCTGTATTTCTAGTCCTGGTGGCCATTGCTTTTGTGGTCAACAGGTTCTGGTGTAAGGATAAAGTGTAAGTGTGGGAGGTCGCTTTGGGTTGGGCTTAACTGCCTTGGCACGTGTCActtccagcagcctctgtgctcgtgccagggctgggaacacTGTGCTTGCTGTGCCGGGAGGTGGGCGGGGAGAGCAAAGACTCCCTGTCCTCTTCTCCCTGTCCTCTTCTCCCTGTCCTCTTCTCCCTGTCCTCTTCTCCCTGTCCTGGTCTCTGATCCCTGTTACTGATTGCCAGGTGTGAGCTTACACTGTGCAAACGCTGCCATGAGaaagtgctgtgctgggaatgggaaagCCACAGCATTGTGGCTGGATTACATGGGCACTTGTTCAGGGGGCTGGCCCAGCCTGGTTTTCTATGGCTTTGGGGGTGCAGTTCCCATGAGCCATATATCCATGGGATAATAAGCCCAAACCAGCTTTGCTTGCAAAGCAAATGGAGCCAAGTCATGAGAACACACTGAGAGGatctgggagaagagggaggtAGCCAAGCCGTGGCAGTGCTCTCCACCTGGAGCCCACGGCACAGGCAGATGTGGTGTCTTTATTCATCCAAAAAAGGCTCTGTGAGATGGGTCTCCTCTTGCCTGATGCCAGCCAAGCAGAgtcacaggctgctgctcctgctcagccaagCAAGGCCAACTGGCTAAGTTGCAGTAACCTGATAATGAATCTGAGCCCTAAGGCAGCAGGGGACAAAGACCAAAAGCACCCCATACCTGTTTACCGGTTCCTCTGCACTTGTGTGGTCACTCTGGGCTTTGCACCCTAAGGTGCTGGAGTCTTCTTGTATCTGTAcattcctgcagcctctccaggcAGAGGAACTGGGGAGTTCAGGTATACTCTGATGCTCAGCAGGTCAGCTTTAGCCCCAAATGTGTTTAAAACAGGTCCCTTTGGGATGCATTCCAGGCCAATGCATAATAcaatgtgcatatatatatatatttatatggtCTCATTTGCCACTGTAGTCTTTGTTTCCCAAAGAAGAACCTTTGTCTTCAAACTGAAGGAACCCCCAGCCCACGTAGTAGAAGGCAGGGATGGTGTTTCCCACTGCTGCCCGTGCCTGGTTGccttttcccagcctggagGCAGAGGATGCTGAGGAGGGCTTGAGGAGGGATGGTGCCTTGTTTTAATTAATCTGGCCTTCCTTCAGAAGAGTGGGAGTGAGGCTCGGCAGCCTggagccctgccagctctgcactgtCACTGTGACAGCAGCTATCAGCTCGAGCCTGTTTATGCCAGGCTGTTCCTTGCAGAAGCCTCTGAAATTGCCCTTGGGCAagtgctggaggaggcagggacATGCATGCAGGGTGGACCTGCACCCACCCTCTGCAGCTCAGTggccctggtgctgctcaggCCACAGGCTTGCTCCAGAGCTGAGCTTTTGGAGCCTGGCTGATGTTGaacaccccatccctgcccagtGGTTCCTTCTGCAAGCAATCCAGACTTGCTTTTGAgagagagcagctcagctgtgctcccATGGACGTGCACAAGGACAGCCCTCCTGcgccagggctgcagcaccagcagagcctTGACTGCTCTCTCTGTGTCCATCGGGATCCGCAGGGGACTATTTTGCAACAGATTACATAGAAGTAGACTGGAAAAACCAGTTAGTGGGAGAAAACAATCCCACGTGTTGACAATGAGTCCTGCTGACTGCCAGCACCGGTGCTGGGAGTCACAGCTATGGAGACAGGGGCTGGCACTTGGCACAGCCTCTGCAAACCTGCAGTGAGGGTGTTTCTCCTTGTCCTTGTCCTGCCGGGAAGGGGGCTGAGCAGGGTGTCCGAGGACAGAATCACATTCAGGTCCCTTATTGTGTCTCTAGTGTCATCACCACTAAGAGGCCGCTCCCCTGCAGGCTCCTTTGTTGCTCTATCTcagctcctctcttctctccctccagGGAAAATGTCGAGAATGCGGTGAGTGTGGAGGACAAGCCAGATGCTGTCACATCCAATGGCTATGAAGGGAGATATGTATCAGCTGCAGCTGACTTCAGGTGAAGGACCTGCTCAGACCTCTTCCCCATGGCTCCCAGGCTCTGTTCTGGCCCTCTTGGGGACAGCTCAGACACGCAGAGCTCTTGCCCACTCAGGGTCTTACACGTCCCATGCACCTGCTTTTGAGGCTTTTAACCTTTCCAGGAGCTAAGCAGAAGGCAGTGAGGGAGTATCCCCTTCTCCCTcatctctccccatccctgcagctgagcCCCACAATCCATCCACCACCTCACAACCTGCTATGCCACATTTTTCTTATGCTATATCACACCTTTCTCAACAGAGGAAATCACCAAAAGTGACCTTGGGTCACCACGTAGATGGTGACAGTCAAAACAGCCCTCACTAAAAATCAGAGTAATTCCCACCCCACACTTGGCTTCCCTCCTGTCAGGGTGACCCCTGTGGTCCCCACCTCACCCCTCACTCAGTGCACAGCTGGCACCAGCAAGGTCAGGACCTCAGTGGTGGCTTTGGGCACGCTGGTCTTGCTGGGACTGAGCTCAGCACTGCGCTTGTCCCTCTTGATGCAGGTCCAAAGAGAACCAGCATGCCTACGAGAACACGGTGGAGCCCGAGGAGAAGGTGATCACCACGGCCATGTAGCAGCACCCACCAGCcgccctcctcttcctctcgATTCGCTTCCCGCTATTGCGATGGGCAGTTTCACAGAGACCCTCTGCACTGGCACCTCCCGTGAGTGATGCGGCCCCGACCTCTCCACAGCACCACCACCTcctcatcttttcctttcccacccatGGGACATGCTCTTCTGCCCCGGGGCTGGTGTCCACATGGGCATCGACCCCCAGGAGAGGTCTGGAAGTGCTGCCGTTCCTGCCTGGTGGTCACCCCACCTGGTTGGTGAGGTTGATGTCCCAAGTCCCAGGAGGGTGTTGACCTGTTCAAGACACAGAGGGGATCCCACTGGGTACCAGGGACCTCCCCACGCCTCCAGCTGCcctccagggagctgctgatggAAAACCTGCTCTTTTCTCCCCAGTTCACCCTCCTTTTTATGACCTACAC is a genomic window containing:
- the PDZK1IP1 gene encoding PDZK1-interacting protein 1 gives rise to the protein MPARCLLLLGLLLQLEPAFCQEGRGSLQPWSQGVIAVAVFLVLVAIAFVVNRFWCKDKVENVENAVSVEDKPDAVTSNGYEGRYVSAAADFRSKENQHAYENTVEPEEKVITTAM